The genome window TCGGCTAGGGCTTCCCGCAAATCGGCGAGATTCTCTTGCGGGGCGTCGAGGCGGGATGGATTGCGCAAAACGAGATCCAGATCGCTGGCGTCATGCCCTTGGCCGCTGACGCGGCTGCCATAAGCCCAGACTTCGGCATGAGGCGCATGGCGGGAGAGCAGGATTTTGAGTTCTTCCAAGTAGGATGGTTTTAGATCAAGCGCCGGCATGGCTCATCTTCTCCTCTAAGCG of Candidatus Omnitrophota bacterium contains these proteins:
- a CDS encoding nucleotidyltransferase domain-containing protein encodes the protein MPALDLKPSYLEELKILLSRHAPHAEVWAYGSRVSGQGHDASDLDLVLRNPSRLDAPQENLADLREALAESSLPILVDILDWARLPESFRQEIEKNYVVIQTP